A single Glycine soja cultivar W05 chromosome 14, ASM419377v2, whole genome shotgun sequence DNA region contains:
- the LOC114382976 gene encoding cytochrome c oxidase subunit 6b-1-like produces MAETAVDKSQSLAEEYYVKDKQTAVVEKPVEVKEVENPEEAASEEPVAEKTVEETTPVAPAVAQESSEVTPPPAEENTEEQSSGNVEENSGNEDAAEETPEIKLETAPADFRFPTTNQTRHCFTRYVEYHRCVAAKGEGAPECDKFAKYYRSLCPGEWIDRWNEQRENGTFPGPL; encoded by the exons ATGGCGGAAACTGCTGTCGACAAATCCCAATCTCTCGCTGAG GAATATTATGTGAAGGATAAGCAAACAGCTGTAGTTGAAAAACCTGTTGAGGTCAAAGAAGTTGAAAACCCAGAGGAGGCTGCTTCTGAGGAACCCGTTGCTGAGAAAACTGTGGAAGAAACAACTCCTGTTGCCCCTGCAGTTGCTCAGGAAAGCAGTGAAGTCACCCCTCCTCCTGCTGAAGAAAACACTGAAGAGCAAAGTAGTGGAAATGTTGAAGAAAACTCTGGCAATGAAGATGCAGCTGAAGAGACCCCTGAAATTAAg CTTGAAACTGCTCCAGCAGATTTCCGTTTTCCAACTACAAATCAAACCAGGCATTGCTTTACCCGATACGTTGAATATCATCG ATGCGTAGCTGCCAAGGGAGAAGGTGCACCAGAATGTGACAAGTTTGCCAAATATTATCGTTCTCTTTGCCCTGGTGAATGG ATTGACAGATGGAACGAGCAAAGGGAGAATGGAACATTCCCAGGCCCGCTGTAG
- the LOC114385361 gene encoding thylakoid lumenal 29 kDa protein, chloroplastic-like: protein MGVSFLSTCPSLLPLVAYDTPPSTRYQPRSVSICCNKTISNVSDEEPFHWRRREILKCAGATVGLELIGSSGSLVGMANAADLIQRRQRSEFQSKVKETLFTAIKGNPDLIPSLLTLALNDALTYDKATKSGGPNGSIRFSSEIGRPENTGLSAAMNLLEEAKKEIDSYSKGGPISYADLIHFAAQSAAKATFLAAAIRKCGGNEEKGKTLYNAYGSNGQWGLFDRQFGRADTQDPDPEGRVPIWEKASVQEMKDKFVAVGFGPRQLAVLSAFLGPDQTATETLLATDPDVAPWVQKYQRSRETVSQTDYEVDLITTFTKLSTLGQQINYEAYTYPPPKIDITKLKL from the exons ATGGGTGTCTCCTTCCTCTCAACTTGCCCTTCCCTGCTTCCACTCGTTGCTTATGATACACCACCCTCCACCAGATACCAACCTCGTTCA GTGTCCATTTGTTGTAATAAAACCATAAGCAATGTTAGTGATGAAGAGCCGTTCCATTGGAGAAGGAGAGAAATTCTTAAATGCGCTGGGGCAACCGTTGGCTTG GAATTGATTGGAAGCTCCGGATCGCTTGTTGGAATGGCTAATGCTGCTGACTTGATACAGCGCAGACAGCGTTCTGAATTTCAAT CTAAGGTTAAGGAAACACTTTTTACAGCCATAAAG GGAAATCCTGATCTTATCCCATCCTTACTGACACTGGCTCTAAATGATGCTTTGACTTATGATAAG GCAACAAAATCGGGTGGTCCAAATGGCTCTATACGGTTCAG CTCAGAAATAGGTAGACCAGAAAATACAGGGCTTTCTGCTGCCATGAATTTATtagaggaagcaaaaaaggaaatagACTCATATTCCAAAGGTGGACCCATTTCCTATGCAGATCTGATCCACTTTGCAG CGCAAAGTGCTGCCAAGGCTACATTTTTAGCTGCTGCCATTCGAAAATGTGGTGGAAATGAGGAGAAAGGGAAAACACTGTACAATGCATACGGATCGAATGGGCAG TGGGGTTTGTTCGATAGGCAATTTGGTAGGGCTGATACTCAAGACCCAGATCCAGAGGGAAGAGTTCCAATATGGGAGAAGGCAAGTGTACAGGAAATGAAAGACAAGTTTGTTGCTGTAGGCTTTGGTCCTCGCCAG CTGGCTGTTTTATCTGCATTCTTAGGTCCTGATCAGACTGCAACAGAGACCTTATTGGCCACTGATCCTGATGTTGCTCCATGGGTTCAGAAATACCAACGGAGCCGTGAAACAGTCTCTCAGACAGATTATGAG gttGATCTGATAACCACTTTCACAAAACTGAGTACCTTGGGCCAACAAATCAACTATGAGGCATATACATATCCTCCACCAAAGATCGACATTACCAAActcaaattgtaa
- the LOC114385148 gene encoding O-fucosyltransferase 7-like, with protein sequence MKKRKWIPLVVLRKLLIAAICSIAFVALFSARVHIVPSSKDQRFNDKISTTQDPQSWMRELAPPHLSKAPLPTPKLSGSKGNLDYQKLWKPPSNRGFLPCTNPTPNYTTPAESQGYLLVHTNGGLNQMRSGICDMVAVARIINATLVIPELDKRSFWQDTSNFSDIFDEEYFMNSLANDVKIIKKLPKELVNATRVVKQFISWSGMDYYENEIASLWEDYQVIRASKSDSRLANNNLPPDIQKLRCRACYEALRFSPRIEQMGKLLVERMRSFGPYIALHLRYEKDMLAFSGCTHDLSPVEAEELRSIRENISYWKIKEIDPIEQRSKGLCPLTPKEVGIFLTALGYPSTTPIYIAAGEIYGGESHMAELRFRYPLLMSKEKLASIEELEPFSNHASQMAALDYIVSIESDVFIPSYSGNMAKAVEGHRRFLGRGRTISPDKKALVHLFDKLEQGIITEGKKLSNRIIDLHRRRLGSPRKRKGPISGTKHMDRFRSEEAFYANPLPDCLCRTETEPPPLNVSQIV encoded by the exons aTGAAGAAACGCAAGTGGATTCCGTTGGTGGTGCTGAGAAAGTTGCTCATTGCGGCCATATGTTCCATAGCGTTTGTTGCTCTCTTCTCTGCGCGCGTACACATTGTCCCTTCTTCTAAAGATCAGAGGTTCAACGACAAGATCTCCACG ACTCaggatccgcaaagctggatgCGGGAGCTCGCCCCACCTCATTTATCCAAAGCTCCACTTCCTACTCCCAAG TTGAGTGGTTCAAAAGGGAATTTAGATTACCAGAAGCTGTGGAAGCCTCCATCAAATCGTGGGTTTCTGCCCTGTACAAACCCTACACCTAATTACACCA CTCCTGCCGAGTCACAAGGATATCTTTTAGTTCATACAAATGGCGGGCTCAACCAAATGCGTTCTGGG ATATGTGATATGGTAGCAGTAGCTCGAATCATAAATGCCACTCTTGTAATTCCAGAACTTGATAAAAGGTCTTTTTGGCAAGATACTAG caATTTCTCTGATATTTTTGATGAAGAGTATTTTATGAATTCTCTTGCTAATGATGTAAAAATCATTAAGAAACTTCCCAAAGAATTGGTTAATGCAACCAGAGTCGTCAAGCAATTCATAAGCTGGTCTGGCATGGATTACTATGAGAATGAGATTGCTAGCTTGTGGGAAGATTACCAA GTTATTCGAGCTTCCAAATCTGATTCACGATTAGCAAACAACAATCTGCCTCCGGACATTCAGAAGCTCCGCTGCCGGGCTTGTTATGAAGCACTTCGCTTCTCTCCTCGCATTGAACAAATGGGAAAA TTATTGGTGGAGAGGATGAGGTCATTTGGTCCTTATATTGCATTGCATTTGCGTTACGAGAAGGATATGCTCGCATTTAGTGGGTGCACTCATGATTTATCTCCTGTTGAAGCTGAAGAGCTACGATCGATCAG AGAGAACATTTCCTATTGGAAAATAAAGGAGATTGATCCAATAGAGCAGAGGTCCAAAGGGCTTTGCCCCTTAACTCCCAAGGAAGTTGGGATTTTTCTTACTGCTCTTGGATACCCATCAACAACTCCAATATATATTGCTGCCGGAGAGATATATGGGGGTGAGTCTCACATGGCTGAACTGCGTTTCCGTTATCCATTGTTGATGAGCAAG GAAAAGTTGGCATCCATAGAAGAGCTTGAACCTTTTTCTAATCATGCATCCCAAATGGCTGCTCTTGACTATATTGTATCTATTGAAAGTGATGTATTTATACCTTCTTATTCTGGAAATATGGCAAAGGCTGTTGAGGGTCATCGCCGTTTTCTTGGACGTGGAAGAACAATATCTCCAGACAA GAAAGCCCTTGTTCATCTGTTCGATAAACTGGAGCAGGGAATAATAACTGAGGGGAAGAAACTATCAAATAGGATTATTGATCTCCACAGAAGACG ACTTGGTTCTCCCAGGAAGAGAAAAGGGCCAATTTCTGGAACAAAGCACATGGACAGGTTTCGGTCAGAAGAAGCCTTTTATGCTAATCCCTTGCCTGATTGTTTATGCCGGACAGAAACAGAACCACCGCCTCTGAATGTCTCTCAGATTGTTTGA